One Candidatus Binatia bacterium genomic window carries:
- a CDS encoding PfkB family carbohydrate kinase gives MTVARERLLDLARAIRGRRIAVIGDLVLDRYWVGRSSRISREAPVLILDFEEERAVPGGASNAAANVRALGGAARLVGRIGADPAGRDLRRALRSIGVDGRWLARDGAGGTIVKTRVLAGSSHASRQQIVRMDRGHAAPLSPAAIRPLVRAAERAVRGSDAVLLSDYGYGLLGPAVRRAALAAARRAGIPAVVDSRYALRSFRGATLLTPNEHEVAEAFHLDSLDPLSLRRAGEALRKAAAAEAVWITRGSGGMLLIERRRSPLAVPIVGGADVADVTGAGDAVSAAAALALAAGASQAEAALLSTYAASVVVMKRGTATVDASELRAAIEAHEVPRLR, from the coding sequence GTGACCGTCGCGCGCGAGCGTCTCCTCGACCTGGCGCGGGCGATCCGCGGACGCCGGATCGCGGTGATCGGCGACCTGGTGCTCGACCGCTACTGGGTGGGCCGCTCCTCGCGCATCTCGCGCGAGGCCCCCGTGCTGATCCTGGACTTCGAGGAGGAGCGGGCCGTGCCCGGCGGCGCGTCGAACGCCGCGGCGAACGTGCGCGCGCTGGGAGGGGCGGCCCGGCTCGTCGGACGGATCGGGGCCGATCCCGCGGGGCGCGATCTCCGGCGGGCGCTCCGCTCCATCGGGGTGGACGGCCGCTGGCTGGCGCGGGACGGTGCGGGCGGCACGATCGTGAAGACGCGCGTGCTCGCCGGATCGAGCCATGCCTCGCGCCAGCAGATCGTGCGGATGGATCGCGGGCACGCGGCACCGCTTTCGCCCGCGGCGATCCGACCCCTCGTCCGCGCGGCCGAGCGCGCCGTGCGCGGCTCCGATGCCGTCCTCCTCTCCGACTACGGCTACGGGCTCCTGGGTCCCGCGGTCCGGCGGGCCGCCCTCGCGGCCGCGCGGCGCGCGGGGATTCCGGCGGTGGTGGATTCGCGCTACGCGCTCCGCTCCTTCCGCGGCGCCACGCTGCTGACCCCGAACGAGCACGAGGTGGCGGAGGCGTTCCACCTCGACTCCCTCGACCCCTTGTCGCTGCGCCGCGCGGGCGAGGCGCTCCGCAAGGCGGCCGCCGCCGAGGCGGTCTGGATCACGCGGGGGAGCGGCGGCATGCTGCTCATCGAACGGCGGCGCTCTCCGCTGGCGGTGCCGATCGTCGGCGGGGCCGACGTCGCGGACGTGACCGGCGCCGGGGACGCGGTCTCGGCCGCGGCCGCGCTCGCGCTGGCGGCGGGAGCGTCGCAGGCCGAGGCGGCGCTGCTCTCGACCTATGCGGCCTCGGTCGTCGTGATGAAGCGGGGCACGGCCACCGTGGACGCCTCGGAGCTCCGCGCGGCCATCGAGGCGCACGAGGTTCCGCGGCTCCGGTGA
- a CDS encoding BamA/TamA family outer membrane protein — MKRDEGSGRASALLIAALAAALAAALAVLAPAPALAQNGDIEVERTVRKVEMHGNASVGDGTLKKLLRTRGRGGFPFFRTRPLRPDYIRFDRLTLQDYYRRHGFIEARVDSVPLRFDAKGNEAEVHFYVTEGPRARVREVRFEGTGPLAEDKLRNVLELKPGDPLDIPKQDLSREAVHNEYAERGYVAATVRDSLEVDTSGASIVYRIAPGPVTRLDSVIVEGTSVTKPTFVRREFTIGRGDLLKRSKLLRSQQRIYDTGFYSDVRFDRSEVDSLGQTADVIVDVRERKMGWVEMGVGYGTVDQLRLTTQLGQRNLWRDGVRLVANGLLGVRLQGSTEGDVHFPYFRVHPKAVRLGDSRIDASLTRPWNFGLRVAATVGGYAEHLLPTIGSQALRPYRAYGGTGALSYDFTLHTHSRFSFEHRNVVSDTVNFQSTGGSNIQSYQTNRLVASLERDTRDNPFDPRTGTDLLGSTSFVGGALSGSAQFLKHTGIGMAFVPVNLKTTAAFRIRFGLINPQAAGRVTAGTSPIDLIPIEERLFLGGANSLRGYGENELGSRAQVDAAGNYITVDVPGRNPPAQRLPTIRVGGRVLLLLNAEIRHRLFGPLGAEAFLDGGNVWERPTDIHARNLLSFGDRAGYNDMRYTAGLGIRFATPLGPLRLDYGWKLRMARPDQRDPATSRGTFHFSVGQAF, encoded by the coding sequence TTGAAGCGCGACGAGGGCTCGGGAAGGGCTTCGGCCCTCCTCATCGCCGCGCTCGCGGCCGCCCTCGCCGCCGCGCTTGCGGTCCTCGCCCCCGCGCCGGCTCTCGCCCAGAACGGCGACATCGAAGTCGAGCGCACCGTCCGCAAGGTCGAGATGCACGGCAACGCCTCGGTCGGCGACGGGACGCTGAAGAAGCTCCTGCGCACCCGGGGGCGCGGCGGCTTTCCCTTCTTCCGCACGCGGCCGCTCCGTCCCGACTACATCCGCTTCGACCGCCTCACGCTTCAGGACTACTACCGGCGCCACGGCTTCATCGAGGCCCGCGTGGACAGCGTGCCGCTCCGCTTCGACGCCAAGGGGAACGAGGCCGAGGTCCACTTCTACGTCACCGAGGGGCCGCGCGCCCGTGTCCGCGAGGTTCGCTTCGAGGGCACCGGACCGCTGGCCGAGGACAAGCTCCGGAACGTGCTGGAGCTGAAGCCGGGCGATCCGCTCGACATCCCGAAGCAGGACCTGAGCCGGGAGGCAGTGCACAACGAGTACGCCGAGCGCGGCTACGTGGCCGCGACCGTGCGGGACTCGCTGGAAGTGGACACGAGCGGCGCTTCGATCGTCTACCGGATCGCGCCCGGCCCGGTCACGCGGCTCGATTCGGTGATCGTCGAGGGGACGTCCGTGACCAAGCCGACCTTCGTGCGGCGCGAGTTCACGATCGGCCGGGGCGACCTGCTCAAGCGATCGAAGCTGCTTCGAAGCCAGCAGCGTATCTACGACACCGGGTTCTACTCCGACGTGCGGTTCGACCGGAGCGAGGTGGACAGCCTGGGACAGACCGCGGACGTGATCGTGGACGTGCGCGAGCGGAAGATGGGCTGGGTCGAGATGGGCGTCGGGTACGGCACGGTGGACCAGCTGCGCCTCACGACGCAGCTCGGGCAGAGGAACCTCTGGCGCGACGGCGTGCGCCTGGTCGCCAACGGGCTCCTCGGCGTGCGCCTGCAGGGAAGCACCGAGGGGGACGTCCATTTCCCCTACTTCCGGGTGCACCCCAAGGCGGTTCGCCTTGGGGACAGCCGGATCGACGCGTCGCTCACGCGTCCGTGGAACTTCGGCCTTCGCGTCGCGGCCACGGTTGGGGGATACGCCGAGCACCTGCTGCCCACGATCGGATCGCAGGCGCTTCGCCCCTACCGCGCCTATGGGGGAACCGGCGCCCTTTCGTACGATTTCACGCTGCACACGCACAGCCGATTCTCCTTCGAGCATCGAAACGTTGTATCGGACACGGTCAATTTCCAGTCCACGGGAGGCTCGAACATCCAGAGCTATCAAACCAACCGGCTCGTCGCCTCTCTGGAGCGGGATACGCGCGACAATCCCTTCGATCCGCGCACGGGAACCGACCTGCTGGGGTCGACCTCCTTCGTCGGGGGCGCCCTGAGCGGGAGCGCGCAGTTCCTGAAGCACACAGGGATCGGCATGGCCTTCGTCCCGGTGAACCTCAAGACGACCGCCGCGTTCCGGATCCGCTTCGGCCTGATCAACCCCCAGGCCGCGGGTCGCGTCACGGCCGGGACCAGCCCGATCGACCTGATCCCGATCGAGGAGCGGCTCTTCCTCGGAGGCGCCAACAGCCTGCGCGGATACGGCGAGAATGAGCTGGGATCGAGGGCGCAGGTCGACGCGGCCGGGAACTACATCACCGTGGACGTCCCCGGGCGGAACCCGCCGGCGCAACGGCTCCCCACGATCCGCGTCGGAGGAAGAGTCCTCCTGCTCCTCAACGCCGAGATCCGCCACAGGCTCTTCGGGCCGCTCGGGGCCGAGGCCTTCCTCGACGGGGGTAATGTCTGGGAGCGCCCGACCGATATTCATGCCAGGAATCTCCTGAGCTTCGGCGACCGGGCGGGGTATAACGATATGAGGTACACGGCCGGCCTGGGGATCCGTTTCGCGACGCCCCTGGGACCCCTCCGGCTGGATTACGGGTGGAAGCTCCGCATGGCTCGACCCGACCAGCGGGATCCGGCCACGTCCCGGGGCACATTCCACTTCAGCGTAGGCCAGGCCTTCTGA
- a CDS encoding glycosyltransferase: protein MNAAGPGAAAPPGAGEPLRVLHVDSERTWRGGERQVLLLMRRQRDAGDQPNLAAPGSGALAARARAEGFPVHSVPMRGAWDLDSILRLASVTRAMRPHVVHWHAARAHALGAMAALAAPGPVRVLSRRVDFPVRGSWGSRLLYGLPIEAIAAISEGVRRALEASGVSGRLIRVIPSGIDLAPFEAPFDRAAARASLGIAPDEVVALQVAALAPHKSQTTLLRAAAAAVAGAPRLRVWIAGEGGLREALLAEHRSLGLGERVRFLGFREDVVPLLRAADLFVLSSYLEGLGTSVLDAMAAGLPVVATAVGGVPEIVEDRGTGLLVPPRDPGALAAAMAGLAGDPALRAAMGGRGRERARAFSADRTAASTRALYEELLGRFPGSRGRAAGGGEVVGPP, encoded by the coding sequence GTGAACGCGGCCGGGCCCGGTGCCGCGGCCCCTCCCGGAGCGGGGGAGCCGCTGCGCGTGCTCCACGTGGATTCCGAGCGCACGTGGCGCGGCGGGGAGCGGCAGGTGCTGCTCCTCATGCGCCGCCAGCGCGACGCCGGGGACCAGCCCAACCTGGCCGCGCCGGGGTCGGGCGCCCTCGCTGCCCGCGCGCGCGCGGAGGGATTCCCGGTGCATAGCGTCCCGATGCGCGGGGCGTGGGATCTCGATTCGATCCTCCGCCTCGCGTCGGTGACGCGCGCGATGCGCCCGCACGTGGTCCACTGGCACGCGGCGCGCGCGCACGCCCTGGGCGCGATGGCCGCGCTCGCCGCACCCGGACCGGTCCGCGTCCTCTCCCGCCGCGTGGATTTTCCGGTGCGCGGGTCCTGGGGAAGCCGCCTCCTCTACGGCCTCCCGATCGAAGCGATCGCCGCCATCTCGGAAGGAGTCCGGCGGGCGCTCGAGGCGAGCGGCGTCTCCGGCCGGCTCATCCGCGTGATCCCGAGCGGGATCGATCTCGCGCCCTTCGAGGCGCCCTTCGATCGCGCCGCGGCGCGCGCCTCGCTCGGCATCGCTCCGGACGAGGTGGTGGCGCTTCAGGTCGCGGCCCTGGCGCCGCACAAGTCCCAGACCACGCTCCTTCGCGCCGCGGCGGCGGCCGTGGCCGGGGCTCCGCGGCTCCGCGTCTGGATCGCGGGGGAGGGGGGCCTTCGCGAGGCGCTCCTCGCCGAGCACCGATCGCTGGGTCTCGGCGAGCGCGTGCGTTTCCTGGGCTTCCGCGAGGACGTCGTGCCGCTCCTGCGCGCGGCCGACCTCTTCGTCCTCTCCTCCTACCTGGAGGGGCTCGGCACCTCCGTGCTCGACGCCATGGCCGCCGGTCTGCCGGTGGTCGCGACCGCCGTGGGGGGCGTCCCCGAGATCGTGGAGGACCGGGGCACCGGACTGCTCGTCCCGCCGAGGGACCCGGGGGCGCTCGCCGCCGCCATGGCGGGGCTCGCCGGGGACCCCGCGCTGCGCGCCGCGATGGGCGGACGGGGAAGGGAGCGGGCCCGCGCCTTCTCCGCCGACCGGACGGCCGCCTCCACGAGGGCGCTTTACGAGGAACTCCTGGGCCGATTCCCTGGTTCGAGGGGGCGTGCGGCCGGTGGCGGGGAGGTGGTCGGGCCGCCTTGA
- a CDS encoding glycosyltransferase, producing MRVAFLGAFDPGYPRVRVLQEGLVEHGVDARLYPLSARPMAREAKLIGAWLSGAALADAFVVPSFGHRDVPPISLLTHAAGAPLLFDPLVSRWDTQVRDLGRVRAGSVAAARLRASDAVAMRLADVVLCDTWEHGELFASEFGVPRSKLARVPVGADRAAFALGEARAATRARDGAPLHVVYVGGFLPLHGVEMVIGAAAFLEARRGAGFARFTLVGDGMTAHRADRDAAALGLRSLRRVPRVPYPEALAILADADVALGIFGTTEKAARVIPHKVYQALAAGVPVVTRRSPAVVELFPGSSPMALVPPGDAEALSAAIETLAEDPARREAMGAAGREAALRFATPERVGAALLEAIRRPRGGLR from the coding sequence GTGAGGGTCGCGTTCCTCGGCGCGTTCGATCCGGGCTACCCGCGGGTCCGCGTGCTCCAGGAGGGACTGGTGGAACACGGCGTGGACGCGCGCCTCTATCCGCTCTCCGCCAGGCCGATGGCGCGCGAGGCGAAGCTGATCGGCGCGTGGCTCTCGGGAGCCGCCCTCGCCGATGCCTTCGTCGTCCCCTCCTTCGGCCACCGCGACGTGCCGCCCATCTCGCTCCTCACGCACGCGGCGGGCGCTCCGCTCCTCTTCGATCCTCTGGTCTCGCGCTGGGACACCCAGGTCCGCGACCTGGGCCGCGTCCGCGCCGGGTCGGTCGCGGCCGCGCGGCTCCGCGCGAGCGACGCGGTCGCGATGCGCCTCGCCGACGTGGTCCTCTGCGACACGTGGGAGCACGGCGAGCTCTTCGCGTCCGAGTTCGGCGTGCCGCGCTCGAAGCTCGCCCGCGTGCCGGTGGGCGCCGACCGCGCCGCGTTCGCGCTCGGAGAAGCGCGCGCGGCGACGCGAGCGCGGGACGGCGCGCCGCTTCACGTGGTGTACGTCGGCGGCTTTCTCCCGCTGCACGGGGTCGAGATGGTGATCGGCGCCGCGGCATTCCTCGAGGCGCGGCGTGGGGCCGGCTTCGCGCGCTTCACCCTCGTCGGGGACGGGATGACGGCGCACCGGGCCGACCGGGACGCGGCGGCCCTGGGACTTCGCAGCCTCCGCCGGGTCCCGCGCGTGCCCTACCCGGAGGCGCTCGCGATCCTGGCGGACGCCGACGTCGCTCTCGGCATCTTCGGCACGACGGAGAAAGCGGCGCGCGTGATCCCGCACAAGGTCTACCAGGCGCTCGCCGCGGGCGTGCCGGTGGTGACGCGGCGCTCGCCGGCCGTCGTCGAGCTCTTCCCGGGATCGTCCCCGATGGCGCTGGTGCCTCCCGGCGACGCCGAAGCGCTCTCGGCAGCGATCGAGACCCTGGCGGAAGACCCGGCTCGCCGGGAGGCGATGGGAGCCGCGGGCCGCGAGGCGGCGCTCCGCTTCGCGACTCCCGAGCGCGTCGGCGCGGCCCTCCTCGAGGCGATCCGTCGGCCGCGCGGCGGGCTGCGGTGA
- a CDS encoding adenylyltransferase/cytidyltransferase family protein, with product MRSAAEKIASLEALAARLDRAPGEREGLVLANGIFDLLHVGHVRYLAAARQAGRALLVAVNSDASARRLKGAGRPLLPLAERLELLAALECVDHVTSFEGDTVEEVLRRIRPGLHAKGTDYTVETVPERSIARELGVRTIIVGDAKEHASSDLIGRIRRGGSDG from the coding sequence GTGAGATCGGCGGCGGAGAAGATCGCGTCGCTGGAGGCGCTCGCGGCCCGGCTGGACCGCGCGCCCGGGGAGCGCGAGGGTCTCGTGCTCGCGAACGGCATCTTCGACCTCCTCCACGTCGGCCACGTCCGCTACCTCGCCGCCGCGCGCCAGGCCGGACGGGCGCTGCTCGTGGCCGTGAACTCGGACGCGAGCGCGAGGCGGCTCAAGGGCGCCGGGCGGCCGCTGCTTCCGCTGGCCGAGCGGCTCGAGCTGCTCGCCGCGCTCGAGTGCGTCGATCACGTGACCTCGTTCGAGGGGGACACCGTGGAAGAGGTGCTGCGCCGGATCCGCCCCGGCCTGCACGCGAAGGGGACCGACTACACGGTCGAGACCGTCCCCGAGCGGAGCATCGCGAGGGAGCTGGGCGTGCGGACGATCATCGTCGGCGACGCGAAGGAGCACGCCTCCAGCGATCTGATCGGCCGGATCCGGCGGGGTGGATCGGATGGCTGA
- the rseP gene encoding RIP metalloprotease RseP, producing MMAAFLPTLLYGALVLGVLVFVHELGHFLVAKWLGVRVLSFSIGMGPRLFGFRAGETDYRISLLPLGGFVRMAGDNPEEEREGDAGEFLEKPWWGRALITVAGPLANLVFAMLLFFGLYTIGYTESDYPARVGRVEANSTAARVGLQSGDAFLTWGGVPARTMGQLRDAIENAMSSKKAPGPMAFQVQRGGRVVALSVPREQVSDIPSGVQWDMKTVIGQVLIGNPAYAAGIREGDRILAVDGKPVANWNDLQEKVTKRPDQDIALTIGREKQVFRATVHTTPEGKIGIGPVEQISVRRTVPPVTAAKYAVLKTVETVGLIYSGLWSFVSNPVKLHNSIAGPIAIAQVANQQASGGFDQLVLFAAFISLALMAMNLLPIPILDGGHVFFALIEGVRKRPLSLKTQLFFQRIGLIVLVGLVVFSFYNDLNRVSQRRRAEADISKRLTVPAAGDSVGRATP from the coding sequence ATGATGGCCGCCTTCCTGCCGACCCTGCTGTACGGAGCCCTTGTCCTGGGCGTACTCGTCTTCGTCCACGAGCTGGGCCACTTCCTGGTGGCCAAGTGGCTCGGGGTCCGCGTCCTCTCCTTCTCCATCGGCATGGGGCCGCGCCTCTTCGGCTTCCGGGCCGGAGAGACCGACTACCGGATTTCGCTCCTGCCGCTTGGGGGCTTCGTCCGGATGGCGGGGGACAATCCCGAGGAGGAGCGGGAGGGAGACGCGGGCGAATTCCTGGAAAAGCCGTGGTGGGGGCGCGCGCTGATCACGGTCGCGGGTCCGCTCGCGAACCTGGTCTTCGCCATGCTCCTCTTCTTCGGCCTCTACACCATCGGCTATACCGAGTCGGACTATCCGGCCCGCGTCGGACGCGTGGAGGCGAACTCCACGGCGGCCAGGGTCGGGCTGCAGAGCGGCGACGCCTTCCTGACCTGGGGCGGGGTCCCGGCCCGCACGATGGGGCAGCTCCGGGACGCCATCGAGAACGCGATGTCCTCGAAGAAGGCTCCCGGTCCGATGGCGTTCCAGGTGCAGCGGGGCGGCCGGGTGGTCGCGCTGAGCGTGCCGCGCGAGCAGGTCTCCGACATTCCGAGCGGCGTCCAGTGGGACATGAAGACCGTGATCGGGCAGGTGCTCATCGGGAATCCGGCCTACGCGGCCGGGATCCGCGAGGGGGACCGGATCCTCGCCGTGGACGGAAAGCCGGTGGCGAACTGGAACGACCTTCAGGAGAAGGTGACCAAGCGCCCCGACCAGGACATCGCGCTCACGATCGGGCGCGAGAAGCAGGTGTTCCGGGCCACCGTGCACACGACGCCGGAGGGGAAGATCGGCATCGGCCCGGTGGAGCAGATATCGGTCCGCCGCACCGTTCCTCCCGTCACCGCGGCCAAGTACGCCGTGCTGAAGACGGTGGAGACGGTCGGTCTCATCTACTCCGGGCTCTGGAGCTTCGTCTCGAACCCGGTCAAGCTGCACAACAGCATCGCGGGGCCGATCGCCATCGCACAGGTCGCGAACCAGCAGGCGAGCGGGGGCTTCGACCAGCTCGTCCTCTTCGCCGCCTTCATCAGCCTCGCCCTCATGGCGATGAACCTGCTGCCGATTCCGATCCTGGACGGCGGGCATGTCTTCTTCGCCCTGATCGAGGGCGTGCGGAAGCGCCCCCTCTCGTTGAAGACCCAGCTCTTCTTCCAGCGCATCGGCTTGATCGTGCTCGTCGGGCTCGTGGTCTTCTCCTTCTACAATGACCTGAACCGCGTCTCCCAACGGCGGCGCGCGGAGGCCGACATCTCCAAGCGGCTCACGGTCCCGGCGGCGGGAGACAGCGTGGGCCGCGCGACGCCCTGA
- a CDS encoding glycosyltransferase family 2 protein translates to MREPLSVLVPVKNEIANVRDCLASVRWADEVVVVDSGSTDGTLEAARAAADRVLEHEYVNSAAQKNWALPQLTHRWALIVDADERVTPALRAEIEAVLADGGRLDGYWIRRANHFLGKPIRSAGWQRDRVLRLFDRTQGAYEPLHVHAEVAIATGRVGSLLEPLIHHTYRDLDQYFEKFHRYTRWSAEDLRARGVGASAARLLFRPPLRFLRMYLLEGGFREGRHGIVLCGLAAFSVFMKYARRWELEIASREGSARDPRR, encoded by the coding sequence GTGCGCGAGCCGCTGAGCGTCCTCGTCCCGGTGAAGAACGAGATCGCCAACGTGCGCGATTGCCTGGCGTCGGTGCGCTGGGCCGACGAGGTCGTGGTCGTGGATTCGGGGAGCACGGACGGCACGCTGGAGGCGGCGCGCGCCGCGGCCGATCGCGTGCTGGAGCACGAGTACGTGAACTCCGCGGCGCAGAAGAACTGGGCGCTCCCGCAGCTCACGCACCGGTGGGCGCTGATCGTGGACGCCGACGAGCGCGTCACGCCGGCGCTCCGGGCCGAGATCGAGGCGGTTCTCGCCGACGGCGGCCGGCTCGACGGCTACTGGATCCGCCGGGCGAACCATTTCCTGGGGAAGCCGATCCGCTCGGCGGGATGGCAGCGGGACCGGGTGCTCCGCCTCTTCGATCGCACCCAGGGCGCCTACGAGCCGCTCCACGTGCACGCCGAGGTCGCGATCGCGACGGGGCGGGTCGGGAGCCTGCTCGAGCCGCTGATCCACCACACGTACCGCGACCTGGACCAGTACTTCGAGAAATTCCACCGTTACACCCGGTGGTCCGCCGAGGATCTCCGCGCGCGGGGCGTGGGCGCGTCGGCGGCGCGCCTCCTCTTCCGGCCGCCGCTCCGCTTTCTCCGCATGTACCTGCTCGAGGGAGGATTCCGGGAGGGGCGCCACGGCATCGTGCTCTGCGGGCTTGCGGCGTTCTCGGTCTTCATGAAGTACGCGCGGCGCTGGGAGCTGGAGATCGCCTCGCGGGAGGGATCCGCGCGAGACCCCAGGCGGTGA
- a CDS encoding glycosyltransferase family 9 protein, with protein sequence MLPPEGVRSVLVIRHRAGGDLLLTTPALRALRAGLPGARVTVIAARGMGALLQGNPDVDQVIEFDRRSLRSQASLYAKLARGGYDLVLDLVSNPRTAFLTRLTRARVRAGYDIPGRRGAYTVRVPREPLAPSGRPVLRYAPEAALDVVRALGLPAQGLALRFEVAPEARASVDAWLRRANASPPLIACSPAGSWPAKTWAPERFAAAMDALAGEGTTLWLWGPEERERVEAARSLMKTPSLLAPATGWQELGALLSRCALLIGNDSGPKHLASALGVPTVTVYGPTNPATWHPPEGPHVAVEAAGLECLHCNANRCPLPGDRHMRCMRDVAAERVAAAARDLLRAATRGTTCASR encoded by the coding sequence TTGCTCCCGCCTGAGGGGGTCCGCTCCGTCCTGGTGATCCGCCACCGCGCCGGCGGCGACCTGCTCCTCACGACGCCGGCGCTTCGCGCGCTGCGCGCGGGGCTCCCCGGCGCCCGCGTCACGGTGATCGCCGCGCGCGGCATGGGTGCCCTGCTCCAGGGAAACCCCGACGTGGACCAGGTGATCGAGTTCGACCGCCGCTCGCTCCGCTCGCAGGCCTCCCTCTACGCGAAGCTCGCGCGGGGCGGCTACGATCTGGTGCTCGACCTGGTATCCAATCCGCGCACGGCATTCCTGACGCGCCTCACGCGCGCCCGCGTGAGGGCCGGCTACGACATCCCCGGACGGCGCGGCGCCTACACCGTGCGCGTCCCGCGGGAGCCGCTCGCGCCGAGCGGCCGCCCCGTTCTGCGCTATGCGCCGGAGGCGGCGCTCGACGTGGTCCGCGCGCTCGGCCTGCCGGCCCAGGGGCTGGCGCTCCGCTTCGAGGTTGCTCCCGAGGCGCGGGCCTCGGTGGATGCGTGGCTTCGGCGCGCGAACGCGTCGCCGCCCCTCATCGCCTGCTCTCCGGCCGGCTCCTGGCCCGCGAAGACCTGGGCGCCCGAGCGGTTCGCGGCGGCGATGGACGCGCTCGCCGGAGAGGGCACGACGCTCTGGCTCTGGGGGCCAGAGGAGCGGGAGCGCGTCGAGGCGGCGCGCTCGCTCATGAAGACCCCCTCGCTGCTTGCGCCCGCGACCGGCTGGCAGGAGCTCGGGGCCCTCCTCTCGCGCTGCGCCCTCCTGATCGGGAACGACTCCGGTCCCAAGCACCTCGCCTCGGCGCTCGGCGTCCCGACGGTGACCGTCTACGGCCCGACGAACCCGGCCACGTGGCACCCGCCCGAGGGACCGCACGTGGCGGTCGAGGCCGCGGGGCTCGAGTGCCTGCACTGCAACGCCAACCGCTGCCCGCTTCCCGGCGACCGCCACATGCGCTGCATGCGCGACGTGGCCGCGGAGCGGGTGGCCGCGGCCGCGCGGGATCTCCTGCGCGCCGCGACCCGGGGAACGACGTGCGCGAGCCGCTGA
- a CDS encoding glycosyltransferase family 9 protein, translating into MADARPLDAPPAAPPLPAPARVLVSRLRRIGDVILALPLVDALRERFPGARIDFLAEEDPAQAAVGHPAIDRVLSFRPSPSPLPAPAAVLRELRGARYDWTIDLYGNSRSAMLLALTGAQVRVGPARRGRRHLYTHVVPPVREPLSAIEHHLGALRALGIETSGGAPRIHLTADEAARGRERLDGLLPPGGARVGLHVGNRWPAKRWHPERFAALARALPGLGARALVLGGPGEEGTVAEVAERSGAPSLPRLPLREYWGVLAALDVLVTNDGSPLHAGPALAVPTVGILGPTVPEIWFPYGADEGHQLLHREIWCRPCHRHECARLDCLHWIGVGDALAAVARALERKEARLAPA; encoded by the coding sequence ATGGCTGACGCGCGCCCCCTGGACGCTCCTCCTGCCGCTCCGCCTCTCCCGGCGCCGGCCCGCGTCCTGGTCTCGCGGCTCCGCCGGATCGGAGACGTCATCCTGGCGCTCCCGCTGGTGGATGCGCTGCGCGAGCGTTTCCCGGGCGCGCGGATCGACTTCCTGGCCGAGGAAGATCCGGCGCAGGCGGCGGTCGGCCATCCGGCGATCGATCGCGTTCTCTCCTTCCGTCCGTCCCCGTCTCCGCTGCCGGCCCCGGCCGCCGTGCTGCGGGAGCTGCGCGGCGCGCGCTACGACTGGACGATCGACCTGTACGGCAATTCGCGCTCGGCGATGCTCCTCGCGCTGACGGGGGCGCAGGTACGGGTCGGTCCGGCGCGCCGCGGACGCCGCCATCTCTACACTCACGTCGTTCCTCCGGTGCGGGAGCCGCTCTCGGCGATCGAGCACCACCTGGGCGCGCTGCGCGCCCTCGGCATCGAGACCTCGGGAGGCGCGCCGCGCATCCATTTGACCGCCGACGAGGCGGCCCGCGGGCGCGAGCGGCTGGACGGCCTCCTGCCCCCGGGAGGGGCGCGCGTCGGCCTGCACGTGGGAAACCGCTGGCCCGCGAAGCGGTGGCATCCCGAGCGCTTCGCGGCGCTCGCGCGCGCCCTCCCCGGCCTCGGAGCGCGCGCCCTGGTCCTGGGCGGTCCCGGGGAAGAGGGGACCGTGGCCGAAGTGGCGGAGCGGTCGGGCGCGCCGTCCCTTCCGCGGCTTCCGCTTCGCGAGTACTGGGGCGTGCTCGCCGCCCTCGACGTTCTGGTCACGAACGACGGGAGCCCGCTCCACGCCGGCCCGGCGCTCGCCGTGCCGACCGTCGGGATCCTGGGGCCGACCGTGCCGGAGATCTGGTTTCCGTACGGAGCGGACGAGGGGCACCAGCTCCTCCACCGGGAGATCTGGTGCCGCCCCTGCCACCGTCACGAGTGCGCGCGCCTCGACTGCCTCCACTGGATCGGGGTCGGCGACGCGCTGGCGGCGGTGGCGCGCGCGCTCGAGCGTAAGGAGGCGCGGCTTGCTCCCGCCTGA